The Chitinophagales bacterium genome has a segment encoding these proteins:
- a CDS encoding enoyl-CoA hydratase/isomerase family protein, whose translation MNFENLLYEINNHIATITINRPDKLNALNGATIVEIQQAFQQAKNDDTVRGIILTGAGEKAFVAGADISEFQGLSVDEAKALAQRGHDIFFEIEQMPKPVIAVVNGFALGGGCELSMACHMRIATANAKFGQPEINLGIIAGYGGTQRLIQYIGKAKSLELHLTTDMIDAQTALQLGLVNYVEDNKADALTKATNILDKIATKAPIAIQKVIECTNAYFDNSKNGFDTEVDAFATIFTTEDVKEGVQAFLEKRKPDFKGK comes from the coding sequence ATGAACTTTGAAAATTTACTATACGAAATCAATAATCATATTGCTACTATTACTATTAATCGTCCAGACAAACTCAATGCTTTAAATGGAGCAACAATTGTAGAAATTCAACAAGCATTTCAACAAGCTAAAAATGATGATACGGTTAGAGGCATTATCTTAACTGGAGCAGGAGAGAAGGCCTTTGTAGCTGGTGCAGATATTAGCGAGTTTCAAGGACTTTCTGTTGATGAAGCTAAAGCTTTAGCACAAAGAGGACATGATATTTTCTTTGAGATTGAACAAATGCCAAAACCAGTAATTGCTGTAGTAAATGGCTTTGCTCTTGGTGGTGGTTGCGAGTTGTCTATGGCATGTCATATGCGAATTGCTACAGCTAATGCAAAATTTGGTCAACCAGAAATTAATTTAGGTATTATTGCAGGTTATGGAGGTACACAACGCTTAATTCAATATATTGGAAAAGCTAAATCATTAGAGTTACATCTTACTACAGATATGATTGATGCTCAAACGGCACTACAATTAGGTTTGGTTAATTATGTAGAAGATAATAAAGCAGATGCATTAACAAAAGCTACCAATATTTTAGATAAAATTGCAACTAAAGCACCAATTGCCATTCAAAAAGTAATTGAATGTACTAATGCTTATTTCGATAATAGCAAAAATGGTTTTGATACTGAAGTAGATGCATTTGCTACTATTTTTACTACAGAAGATGTAAAAGAAGGTGTTCAAGCTTTCTTAGAAAAAAGAAAACCAGACTTTAAAGGAAAGTAA
- the bioD gene encoding dethiobiotin synthase, producing MTNKIFVTGIHTNIGKTVASACLVEAFKADYWKPIQAGDLHQTDSDTIKSLVDFDVQIIPSTYELQTAASPHYAAQIEDIIIDIQSFTIENSSNTLIIEGAGGLCSPINNEYLNIDLIIQLKVPVVVVINNYLGSINHSIMTIQTLQQANIDIIGIIFVGDEVKSSEAFIVAHTNVKKIGYIPFTKQLDKQFIQTQAEQFKTIL from the coding sequence ATGACTAATAAAATTTTTGTAACAGGAATTCATACTAATATTGGAAAAACAGTTGCTTCGGCTTGCTTGGTAGAAGCTTTTAAAGCAGATTATTGGAAACCTATTCAAGCTGGCGATTTACACCAAACAGATAGCGATACTATTAAAAGCTTGGTTGATTTTGATGTACAAATTATTCCATCTACTTATGAATTACAAACTGCTGCTAGTCCACATTATGCAGCACAAATTGAAGATATAATTATTGATATTCAAAGTTTTACAATTGAAAATTCAAGTAATACTTTAATTATTGAAGGTGCTGGTGGACTTTGTTCTCCTATCAATAATGAGTATTTAAACATCGATTTAATTATTCAGCTTAAAGTACCAGTGGTGGTGGTAATTAATAATTATTTAGGCAGCATCAATCATAGTATTATGACGATTCAAACACTACAACAAGCCAATATTGATATTATAGGAATTATTTTTGTAGGAGATGAGGTGAAGTCTTCTGAAGCTTTTATCGTAGCACATACCAATGTCAAAAAAATAGGATACATTCCGTTTACCAAACAACTAGACAAGCAGTTTATCCAAACTCAAGCAGAACAATTTAAAACTATTTTATAA
- the fumC gene encoding class II fumarate hydratase codes for MEFRIEKDTMGKVEVPANVYWGAQTQRSIHNFKIAQDINKMPKEIIEAFAYLKKAAAITNFEAGVLDEHKEKLIIQVCDEILAGKLNDQFPLVVWQTGSGTQSNMNVNEVIAYRAHVIDGGQLTDEKKVVHPNDDVNKSQSSNDTFPTAMHIAAYKILVEKTIPGIEKLRDTLLQKSKDFKDVVKIGRTHFMDATPLTLGQEFSGYAAQLTHGIKAIKNSFEHLSELALGGTAVGTGINTPKGYAVNVAKHIAQLTGLPFVTAPNKFESLAAHDAIVEAHGALKTVAVSLMKIGNDIRMLSSGPRCGIGEIHIPDNEPGSSIMPGKVNPTQCEAMTMVSAQVLGNDVAINVAGSNGHFELNVFKPVMIYNFLHSARLIADVCVSFNDNCAVGIEPIKENIQRNLNNSLMLVTALNTKIGYYKAAEIAQTAHKNGQTLKETAVALGYLTPEEFDEWVRPEDMIGEK; via the coding sequence ATGGAATTCAGAATTGAAAAAGACACAATGGGAAAAGTAGAAGTTCCTGCTAATGTTTATTGGGGAGCTCAAACGCAACGATCTATTCACAACTTTAAAATTGCTCAAGACATCAACAAAATGCCAAAAGAAATTATTGAGGCATTTGCTTATTTAAAAAAGGCAGCTGCTATTACTAATTTTGAAGCTGGTGTTTTAGATGAACACAAAGAAAAATTAATCATTCAGGTTTGTGATGAAATTTTAGCTGGAAAACTAAACGACCAATTTCCTTTGGTGGTTTGGCAAACTGGTTCTGGTACTCAATCTAATATGAATGTAAATGAAGTTATTGCATACAGAGCTCATGTTATTGATGGTGGACAATTAACGGATGAAAAGAAAGTAGTTCATCCAAATGATGATGTCAATAAATCACAATCATCTAATGATACATTTCCTACTGCAATGCATATTGCTGCTTATAAAATTTTGGTAGAAAAAACTATTCCAGGCATCGAAAAGCTAAGAGATACACTACTACAAAAATCAAAAGATTTTAAAGATGTCGTAAAAATTGGTCGTACACATTTTATGGATGCTACGCCATTAACGCTTGGTCAAGAATTTTCTGGTTATGCAGCACAGTTAACACATGGTATTAAAGCCATTAAAAATTCGTTTGAACATTTGTCTGAATTAGCTTTAGGTGGAACTGCTGTTGGAACTGGTATTAATACACCAAAAGGATATGCAGTAAATGTAGCAAAACACATTGCACAACTTACAGGTTTACCATTTGTAACAGCTCCAAATAAATTTGAATCACTAGCAGCACACGATGCCATTGTAGAAGCTCATGGTGCTTTGAAAACCGTAGCCGTTTCTTTAATGAAAATTGGTAATGATATTAGAATGTTGTCTTCTGGACCAAGATGTGGTATTGGAGAAATTCATATTCCAGATAATGAACCAGGCAGTTCTATTATGCCAGGAAAAGTAAATCCTACACAATGCGAAGCAATGACTATGGTGTCTGCTCAAGTTTTAGGTAATGATGTAGCTATAAATGTAGCAGGAAGTAATGGACATTTTGAATTGAATGTTTTTAAACCAGTAATGATTTATAACTTTTTGCACAGTGCTAGATTAATTGCTGATGTTTGCGTATCGTTTAACGACAATTGTGCTGTTGGTATTGAACCAATTAAAGAGAATATTCAAAGAAACTTGAACAACTCTTTAATGTTAGTTACTGCTTTAAATACTAAAATTGGTTATTATAAAGCAGCCGAAATAGCACAAACAGCACATAAAAACGGACAAACACTTAAGGAAACAGCAGTTGCTTTAGGTTATCTTACACCAGAAGAATTTGATGAATGGGTAAGACCAGAAGATATGATTGGCGAAAAATAG
- a CDS encoding tetratricopeptide repeat protein, producing the protein MLNTVSSCNKPNNYKNNATENQAVQKSYYQIIDSLYYTIKDDLDTNNIYKTIDTTKLNSSNKVYTIILSSIQLINSNNIYESEDLLLSTINTLENNNINPIVQEKYYNTLSRVYFIQSNSKALKYALKGLEIAKTNKLSPNYSYYMLGNAYLNYSDYNNAIKYYYLATQKNTDNLFLANLYNNIAITYQRFNQLDSTEKYYKLSLENYYQYNNTTIQQKQIMQ; encoded by the coding sequence TTGCTTAATACAGTAAGTTCGTGCAACAAACCCAATAATTATAAAAACAATGCAACAGAAAATCAAGCAGTACAAAAAAGCTATTACCAAATAATAGATAGCTTATACTATACTATAAAAGATGATTTAGACACCAATAATATTTACAAAACAATTGATACTACAAAATTAAATAGTTCTAATAAGGTATATACAATAATATTATCATCAATACAACTTATTAATAGCAATAATATTTACGAATCAGAAGATTTACTATTATCAACAATAAATACACTAGAAAACAACAACATCAATCCAATAGTTCAAGAAAAATATTACAACACACTTTCTAGAGTTTACTTCATACAATCTAACAGCAAAGCACTAAAATATGCACTTAAAGGTTTAGAAATTGCCAAAACCAATAAGCTATCACCAAACTACTCTTATTATATGCTAGGCAATGCTTATTTAAATTACTCAGATTATAATAACGCAATAAAATATTATTATTTAGCAACTCAAAAAAACACCGATAACTTATTTTTAGCCAACTTATATAATAATATAGCAATTACCTATCAACGGTTCAATCAATTAGATAGTACAGAAAAATACTACAAACTAAGTTTAGAGAATTACTATCAATACAACAATACAACAATACAACAAAAACAAATAATGCAATAG
- the bioA gene encoding adenosylmethionine--8-amino-7-oxononanoate transaminase: MDWWTLDHKYIWHPFTQHALDTEIIAIKKGKGALLYDVDGNEYIDAIASWWTNAFGHANPTIANAIKQQVDELEHVIFAGFTHQPAVVLAENLVNILPNHQAKVFFSDNGSTAVEVALKMAIQYWYNRGKKKNKILCFENAYHGDTFGAMSVGKSTFFTPFYDNLFEVIQLPLPNENNLSDILSKVNQCTENETIAAFIFEPLILGSAGMKMYEAKYLDKIIATCKVNNILCIADEVMTGFGRTGKHFACDYLEHQPDIFCLSKAITGGFLPLGITSCTINIYNAFLSSDRMKTLFHGHSYTANPIVCAAANASIKLLQENQSTIKMLVDWQSELKNQLKEFSIVSNLRQLGTIVAFEIAQNDDGYFSTVKEQFYKESLKSGVLLRPLGNTIYIFPPYVISKNQLEKVYRTIISILEKI, encoded by the coding sequence ATGGATTGGTGGACATTAGACCATAAGTATATTTGGCATCCGTTTACGCAACACGCTTTAGATACAGAGATTATTGCTATAAAAAAAGGAAAAGGTGCTTTGTTGTACGATGTTGATGGCAACGAATATATAGATGCTATTGCTTCGTGGTGGACAAATGCTTTCGGACACGCTAATCCAACGATAGCCAATGCAATTAAACAGCAAGTAGATGAATTGGAACATGTTATTTTTGCTGGATTTACACATCAACCAGCAGTAGTGCTAGCTGAAAACTTAGTGAATATATTGCCAAATCATCAAGCTAAAGTATTTTTTTCTGATAATGGTTCTACTGCTGTAGAAGTTGCACTAAAAATGGCTATTCAATATTGGTACAATCGAGGAAAGAAGAAAAACAAAATTCTGTGTTTTGAAAATGCTTATCATGGTGATACATTTGGTGCGATGTCTGTAGGTAAATCTACTTTTTTTACACCATTTTACGATAATTTATTTGAAGTAATACAGCTTCCATTACCTAATGAAAATAATTTAAGTGATATTTTAAGTAAAGTCAATCAATGTACTGAAAATGAAACTATTGCAGCTTTTATTTTTGAGCCATTAATTTTAGGTTCTGCTGGAATGAAAATGTATGAAGCCAAGTATTTAGATAAAATTATAGCTACTTGTAAAGTCAATAATATTTTGTGTATTGCAGATGAAGTGATGACTGGTTTTGGTAGAACTGGTAAGCATTTTGCTTGTGATTATCTAGAACATCAACCAGATATATTTTGTTTGTCGAAAGCAATTACTGGTGGATTTTTACCTTTGGGAATTACTTCGTGTACCATTAATATTTACAATGCATTTTTATCATCAGACAGAATGAAGACACTTTTTCATGGACATTCTTATACTGCAAATCCAATTGTTTGTGCAGCAGCCAATGCAAGTATAAAGTTGCTACAAGAAAATCAATCAACTATAAAAATGCTAGTAGATTGGCAAAGTGAGTTAAAAAATCAGCTAAAAGAATTTAGTATAGTTAGCAACTTAAGACAGTTAGGTACTATTGTTGCTTTTGAAATAGCACAAAATGATGATGGCTATTTTAGTACTGTAAAAGAACAGTTTTATAAAGAGAGTCTAAAAAGTGGTGTTTTATTGCGACCACTTGGTAATACCATCTACATATTTCCACCATATGTTATTAGCAAAAATCAATTGGAAAAAGTATATCGTACGATTATTAGTATTCTAGAAAAGATTTAA
- a CDS encoding response regulator transcription factor: MKAIIVEDEISVRNDLKGLLKAYTNINLVGECGSIASAKSLIASCNPEVVFLDIHLEDGNVFSLLNQLEHINFKIIFTTAYDEFAIKALRLGAIDYLLKPVDPDELHIAIEKLNTTETIATQQINNFNDALNNNSHKIILKNSDGIHIINFNDINFCQSDGPYTTFYLNKNQKIVISKPLKNYEQILPSHLFVRCHQSYLVNINNISKLNQDDTIILKDKTQIPVSTRKKDAVLKAIQQLK, from the coding sequence ATGAAAGCAATAATTGTTGAAGACGAAATAAGTGTAAGAAACGATTTAAAAGGTTTATTAAAAGCATATACCAATATTAATTTAGTTGGCGAGTGTGGAAGCATTGCTTCGGCAAAAAGTTTAATTGCATCATGTAATCCAGAAGTAGTTTTTTTAGATATTCACTTAGAAGATGGCAATGTATTTAGCTTATTAAATCAATTAGAGCATATAAACTTTAAAATAATTTTCACCACAGCTTATGATGAATTTGCTATTAAAGCACTTCGTTTAGGAGCAATAGATTATTTGTTAAAACCTGTAGATCCAGACGAATTACATATTGCTATAGAAAAATTAAATACTACCGAGACTATAGCTACACAACAAATAAATAACTTTAATGATGCTTTAAATAATAACAGTCATAAAATAATACTTAAAAATTCAGATGGCATTCACATCATTAATTTCAACGATATTAATTTCTGCCAAAGCGATGGTCCATACACTACCTTTTATCTAAACAAAAACCAAAAAATAGTTATCTCAAAACCATTAAAAAACTACGAACAAATATTGCCTAGTCATTTATTTGTAAGATGTCATCAAAGTTATTTAGTAAATATAAATAATATCAGTAAGTTAAATCAAGATGATACCATTATTTTAAAAGACAAAACTCAAATTCCTGTTTCTACAAGAAAGAAAGATGCCGTTTTAAAAGCAATTCAGCAATTAAAATAA
- a CDS encoding DUF3592 domain-containing protein, with protein MNTKNIFLILLSFLSFSVFSQQNNEEWISTKATIKNIETKRSGRKARAYATVSFTTNNNEPIETMVELIRIPFIGTLKSIGDEITVNYNPTNPALAATDSGKFISKYGMYILILLGVIFSAKTMLSVRKEQT; from the coding sequence ATGAATACTAAAAATATATTTTTAATACTATTGTCTTTTTTGTCGTTCAGTGTATTCTCACAACAAAATAATGAAGAATGGATTAGCACTAAAGCAACGATTAAAAACATTGAAACAAAACGCTCTGGAAGAAAAGCAAGAGCATATGCAACAGTTTCATTTACTACAAATAACAATGAACCAATCGAAACCATGGTAGAACTAATTCGTATTCCATTTATAGGAACACTAAAATCTATTGGCGACGAAATTACAGTTAATTACAATCCAACCAATCCAGCACTAGCAGCAACAGATAGTGGTAAATTTATTTCTAAATATGGCATGTATATACTCATTCTACTTGGAGTTATTTTTTCTGCAAAAACAATGCTTTCTGTAAGAAAAGAACAAACTTAA
- a CDS encoding DUF2130 domain-containing protein, with product MSEKITCPNCGTKIDIDAVLSHQAEEKYKKAFQEKELALLAEKKSFEEKKAKENELFQERLQKQVLEESKKIELKTQQELEEKYSLQNKELATELEQRKQENQQLKQKELAFLKKEEQLKEKEQEIELNIQRQLNEERKALEEKIAKQVEETTLLQIKQKDEQIEQIKKQLIDAQRKANQGSMQIQGEAQEHFIEDYLKEHFPLDNIEEVGKGKRGADCIQIINTYAKKNCGSIIYESKQTVNWSNDWIEKLKADARQAKADIAVLVTTAFPKDIDRMTLKDGIWVCTLEEFKGLCLVLRESIIKISDAAVAQQNKGDKMHLLYDYLTSNEFSENWKAIHEGFMDLKIGIQKERDAMERLWKAREKQLEKVLINSNAIQGSIQGIAGLDYINLNLLDE from the coding sequence ATGAGTGAAAAAATTACTTGCCCGAATTGTGGTACAAAAATAGATATAGATGCCGTATTAAGTCATCAAGCAGAAGAAAAATATAAGAAAGCTTTTCAAGAAAAAGAATTAGCACTACTAGCAGAAAAGAAATCATTTGAAGAAAAAAAAGCCAAAGAAAATGAACTTTTTCAAGAACGATTACAAAAACAAGTGCTAGAAGAAAGTAAAAAAATAGAACTTAAAACACAGCAAGAGCTAGAAGAAAAATATAGCTTACAAAACAAAGAACTAGCAACAGAGTTAGAGCAAAGAAAGCAAGAAAACCAGCAACTTAAACAGAAAGAATTAGCTTTTCTAAAAAAAGAAGAGCAACTTAAAGAAAAAGAACAAGAGATAGAATTAAATATTCAGCGACAACTCAACGAGGAACGAAAAGCACTAGAAGAAAAAATAGCCAAGCAAGTAGAAGAAACGACACTACTACAAATCAAACAAAAAGACGAACAAATAGAACAAATAAAAAAACAACTAATCGATGCACAACGCAAAGCCAATCAAGGTTCTATGCAAATACAAGGCGAAGCACAAGAACATTTTATTGAAGACTACCTAAAAGAACATTTTCCATTAGACAATATTGAAGAAGTTGGCAAAGGAAAAAGAGGTGCCGACTGCATACAAATCATCAATACTTATGCCAAGAAAAACTGCGGAAGTATTATATATGAAAGTAAGCAAACGGTAAATTGGAGCAACGATTGGATTGAAAAACTAAAAGCAGATGCAAGACAAGCCAAAGCAGACATAGCTGTACTCGTAACCACTGCTTTTCCAAAGGACATCGACAGAATGACACTTAAAGATGGTATTTGGGTTTGTACGCTCGAAGAATTTAAAGGACTCTGTTTGGTACTTAGAGAAAGCATTATAAAAATTAGCGATGCTGCCGTGGCACAACAAAACAAAGGCGACAAAATGCATTTGCTCTACGACTATCTTACTAGCAATGAATTTAGTGAAAACTGGAAAGCCATTCACGAAGGTTTTATGGATTTAAAAATTGGCATTCAAAAAGAACGAGATGCTATGGAGCGACTTTGGAAAGCCAGAGAAAAACAATTAGAAAAAGTACTTATCAATTCAAATGCCATACAAGGAAGCATACAAGGCATAGCAGGACTAGATTACATCAATCTAAATTTACTAGACGAATAA
- a CDS encoding histidine kinase encodes MNLFFNQNKNEKDITGEIYDMFGDICLDNNLNDRAEAYYKKAKTLYIENNLEDKLIGPYYGLSDLYYKTGNYKKSVEYLDSAYYYRKAYYKKSIIEENKKLERDYEIKFKNQQIATLKIGQQLQKEKIKFRNIALLILLLLFIIIVSFIYYISKSKQLKSNLKKIELEQSLFRSQMNPHFIFNTIAGIRGNILNNENDKAVKYLTQFSKLTRAILEQSIEKTITLQEELELLKNYISLQQMRLNNSFNFTINIDDDIFTEAVNIPPMLLQPFIENAIEHGLKGLPYQGLLQIDITNFKENILFISIIDNGKGLLNSENSNIGSLKKYSLSTSISKKRLLNWSKQFKNQSKIEIIDNSKENKEGVTIKIYLEY; translated from the coding sequence ATGAATTTATTCTTCAATCAAAATAAAAATGAAAAAGATATTACAGGAGAAATCTATGATATGTTTGGTGATATTTGCTTAGACAATAACTTAAACGACAGAGCAGAAGCATACTACAAAAAAGCCAAGACACTATATATAGAAAATAATTTAGAAGATAAATTAATTGGTCCATACTATGGTTTATCAGATTTATATTACAAAACAGGCAACTATAAAAAATCTGTAGAATATTTAGATTCTGCTTATTACTACAGAAAAGCATACTATAAAAAAAGCATTATAGAAGAAAACAAAAAACTAGAACGAGACTATGAAATAAAATTTAAAAACCAACAAATAGCAACACTTAAAATAGGACAACAATTGCAAAAAGAAAAAATAAAGTTCAGAAATATTGCATTATTAATTTTGCTATTACTATTTATAATCATAGTATCATTTATTTACTATATCAGTAAAAGCAAACAACTAAAAAGTAATTTAAAAAAAATAGAATTAGAACAAAGTCTATTTCGTTCACAAATGAATCCACATTTTATATTTAATACCATTGCAGGCATTCGAGGCAATATATTGAACAATGAAAACGACAAAGCAGTTAAATATCTAACTCAGTTTTCAAAACTTACCAGAGCCATTTTAGAACAAAGCATAGAAAAAACGATAACACTTCAAGAAGAATTAGAACTACTAAAAAATTATATTTCTTTACAACAAATGCGTTTAAATAATAGTTTTAATTTTACTATTAACATTGATGACGATATTTTTACAGAAGCAGTAAATATTCCACCAATGCTACTACAACCATTTATAGAAAATGCAATAGAACATGGTTTAAAAGGATTGCCATATCAAGGTTTACTACAAATAGATATTACTAATTTTAAAGAAAACATACTATTCATTAGCATTATAGATAACGGGAAAGGATTATTAAATTCAGAAAATTCTAATATAGGCAGCTTAAAAAAATACAGCCTATCTACATCAATATCTAAAAAAAGGTTGCTAAATTGGTCAAAACAGTTTAAGAATCAATCAAAAATTGAGATAATAGACAATAGCAAAGAAAACAAAGAAGGAGTAACTATAAAAATATATTTAGAATACTAA
- a CDS encoding acyl-CoA carboxylase subunit beta, with the protein MSHQDKIEQLKKLQQEALLGGGQKRIEQQHAKGKLTARERIQLLLDEGSFEEMGMLVTHRATDFGIDKEKYLGDGVVTGYGLINGRLVYVFSQDFTVFGGSLSETHAEKICKIMDLAAKVGAPVIGLNDSGGARIQEGVVSLGGYADIFHRNVQFSGVIPQISAIMGPCAGGAVYSPAMTDFTLMVEQTSYMFVTGPNVVKTVTHEEVSSEELGGAITHATKSGVTHFTAKNELECINQLKTLFSYIPQNNKETTPTVAYQQEGNELRHELNDILPQNANQPYDMRAVINGTVDKDSFFEVHQAYAENIVVGFARIAGRSVGIVANQPAYMAGVLDINASKKGARFTRFCDCFNIPLLVFVDVPGFLPGTDQEWNGIITNGAKLLFALSEATVPKITVITRKAYGGAYDVMNSKHIGADMNFAWPSAEIAVMGPKGAAEIIFKNEIKAAEDKEAKLQEKVDEYTETFANPYKAAARGFVDEVIEPETTRIKLIKAFKMLEDKDIKLPLKKHGNIPL; encoded by the coding sequence ATGTCGCATCAAGATAAAATTGAACAACTAAAAAAATTACAACAAGAAGCATTATTAGGTGGTGGTCAAAAACGAATTGAACAACAACATGCTAAAGGTAAACTAACAGCAAGAGAACGAATTCAGCTATTGTTAGATGAAGGTTCTTTCGAAGAAATGGGAATGTTGGTTACACATCGTGCTACTGATTTTGGCATTGATAAAGAAAAGTATTTAGGCGATGGTGTTGTTACTGGTTATGGTTTAATCAATGGTCGCTTAGTCTATGTTTTCTCTCAAGATTTTACAGTTTTTGGTGGTTCACTTTCTGAAACACATGCCGAAAAAATCTGCAAAATAATGGATTTAGCAGCTAAAGTAGGTGCTCCAGTTATTGGTCTAAACGATTCTGGTGGTGCTAGAATTCAAGAGGGTGTGGTTTCATTGGGTGGTTATGCCGATATTTTTCATAGAAATGTACAGTTTTCTGGTGTTATACCGCAAATTTCTGCAATTATGGGACCATGTGCTGGTGGTGCAGTATATTCTCCTGCAATGACCGATTTTACTTTGATGGTAGAACAGACTTCTTATATGTTTGTAACAGGACCAAATGTTGTAAAAACGGTTACTCATGAAGAAGTAAGCTCAGAGGAATTGGGTGGAGCGATTACACATGCTACAAAATCTGGCGTTACACATTTTACAGCTAAAAACGAGTTAGAATGTATCAATCAACTAAAGACATTATTCTCCTATATTCCACAAAATAATAAAGAAACAACACCAACAGTTGCTTATCAACAAGAAGGAAATGAGCTAAGGCATGAATTGAATGATATTTTACCACAAAATGCCAATCAACCTTACGATATGCGTGCTGTTATTAATGGTACAGTCGACAAAGATTCTTTCTTTGAAGTACATCAAGCTTATGCAGAAAATATTGTAGTTGGTTTTGCTAGAATTGCTGGAAGAAGTGTAGGTATCGTTGCTAATCAACCTGCATATATGGCTGGTGTATTAGATATTAATGCATCGAAAAAAGGAGCAAGGTTTACACGATTCTGCGATTGCTTTAATATTCCTTTATTGGTTTTTGTTGATGTGCCTGGATTTTTACCAGGTACCGACCAAGAATGGAATGGCATTATTACCAATGGAGCTAAATTATTATTTGCATTGAGCGAAGCTACTGTTCCCAAAATCACAGTAATTACTAGAAAAGCATATGGTGGAGCTTATGATGTAATGAATTCAAAACACATTGGTGCCGATATGAATTTTGCTTGGCCAAGTGCAGAAATTGCAGTTATGGGACCAAAAGGTGCTGCTGAAATTATTTTTAAGAATGAAATTAAAGCTGCCGAAGATAAAGAAGCCAAACTTCAAGAAAAGGTAGATGAATATACTGAAACCTTTGCAAATCCTTATAAAGCTGCTGCTCGTGGCTTTGTTGATGAAGTGATTGAACCAGAAACAACAAGAATTAAATTAATCAAAGCATTTAAAATGCTGGAAGATAAAGATATTAAATTACCACTTAAGAAACATGGTAATATTCCATTGTAA
- a CDS encoding DUF1295 domain-containing protein: MIWIILAWVLYFFIHSFLAHQKVKQYVFSKFPNSKKYYRIMYNIIAFIGLCCLIPFSVLGCHQFVFQTNTVTYVVASIFIIIGLIILFKAFQLFNLKEFFGLEQLQSPEKPSTLIIKGLYQYVRHPLYTGLIIFIIGIWLLYPTLAVSAFVIISIAYIDYGSSLEEEKLLLEFGDAYKQYQQSVKKLIPFIY; this comes from the coding sequence ATGATTTGGATAATTTTAGCTTGGGTTTTGTATTTCTTTATACATAGTTTTTTGGCTCATCAAAAAGTTAAACAGTATGTTTTCTCTAAATTCCCTAACAGTAAAAAATATTATAGAATAATGTACAATATTATTGCCTTTATAGGTTTGTGTTGCTTAATCCCTTTTTCAGTATTAGGATGTCATCAATTTGTTTTTCAAACAAATACAGTTACTTATGTTGTAGCAAGTATTTTTATTATAATTGGATTAATCATTTTATTTAAAGCTTTTCAACTATTTAATTTAAAAGAGTTTTTTGGTTTAGAGCAACTACAATCACCAGAAAAGCCAAGTACTTTAATTATAAAAGGTTTGTATCAGTATGTTCGACATCCACTATATACTGGACTCATTATATTTATTATAGGTATTTGGTTACTCTATCCAACGCTAGCTGTAAGTGCTTTTGTTATAATTAGTATTGCCTATATAGATTATGGCAGTAGTTTAGAAGAAGAAAAACTATTGCTTGAGTTTGGTGATGCGTACAAACAATATCAACAAAGTGTAAAAAAGTTAATTCCGTTTATATATTAA